From Streptomyces sp. NBC_00775, one genomic window encodes:
- a CDS encoding non-ribosomal peptide synthetase — protein MSGRIADVLPLSPVQEGLLFHAVRGSAGPDPYLVQARFRIGPSVDGAAVRAAVNALLERHPNLRACFRHKRLDRPVQIVPQKAQVPWAEADLTGLEPAEADNRMAALLREDAERRFDLARPPLVRALLVRRDTGTELVLSVHHILIDGWSLPILERDLNELIAGRPLPPAAPYRQYLVWLSGQDQQKAETAWCEALEGLERPALLAPTAPDEESGRTRVLLPAALTAALTRRAAEAGVTLNTLVQTAWSLVLARMTGAHDLVFGAVVSGRPHDLPGVESMAGLFINTLPVRIRLRDGESVGELLARVQDEQSRLLNHQHARLAEVQHTVGVGQLFDTVLAFENFPQRSEDQDGPEEACLLGVNDATHYPVTLAVAVAERMLLSVSCRRGVSADAVAGRMVRVFEELAGDPGRPADRLDVLPDDEHGALLALAEGPVSAVAEPATVVGRFAAQAARTPDAPAVEWADGVLTYARLDAESDRLAARLTGAGVAPGDIVALLLPRSADQVVAQLAVLKAGAGWLPLDAKQPPERLARLAAAGSVRVALTAGEPGAELPAHIALLDARERGDGGAFHGPVAHPDSTACVLFTSGSTGEPKGVVVPQRGIVELAADSRFRGGAHQRVLLHSPYTFDSTTYEVWIPLLNGGTVVVAPAGTTTPELLGRMVPEQRITALLLTPELLRTVAEIAPGSLAGLREVWAGGDVLAPGTVRRIREHCPGTTVVNGYGPTETTVFATAHTAPADSAAVPIGRPLDNTRGYVLDDRLRPTPAGSVGELYLAGAGLARGYLGQPGLTAERFVADPYGPPGTRMYRTGDLARWSPDGVLEFAGRADDQIKVRGFRVEPAEVEAALAGCPGVTRAVVAARRDAAGGKRLAAWLVPEEPGDPWPDTLARVRRHAARHLPAHLVPSVWAPIDRVPLTRHGKIDRAALPEPGPGTGEAVAGARAPGSARERQLCALFAEVLGMPEVSPDTDFFASGGHSLTAMRLTSKVEAALDVRVPLATLFDAPTPTALAARLDTAPPAAPAARLGRRTRATRPDRSSADDSLAPLLTLRAGGERTPLFCVHPGLGLGWSFASLLRHLDPARPVHALQSPALLTGADQLPRTMDEMADAYTARIRARRPHGPYALAGRSFGGALAYEIAVRLRRAGEEIRLLAVLDSMPQPPEVSRTPLDPAVIEDEVLHMLLRSHARGLPVPPGPLSRAKAFATVRRSENAPEALDEARLHAMVDAGAHHVRLAREWQPSPYDGPVTLFSATRDAEPSTAEKTAGWRRGTAVVEVHELDCTHSDVLTPGPAAQIAAVLETALRGD, from the coding sequence ATGAGCGGGCGCATCGCGGACGTACTCCCGCTCTCCCCGGTCCAGGAGGGCCTGCTCTTCCACGCCGTACGGGGCAGCGCGGGACCCGACCCCTATCTCGTCCAGGCCCGCTTCCGGATCGGCCCGTCCGTCGACGGGGCCGCCGTGCGGGCCGCCGTGAACGCGCTCCTGGAGCGGCACCCCAACCTGCGCGCCTGCTTCCGGCACAAGCGCCTCGACCGGCCCGTGCAGATCGTCCCGCAGAAGGCCCAGGTGCCCTGGGCCGAGGCGGACCTGACCGGTCTGGAACCCGCCGAGGCGGACAACCGTATGGCCGCTCTGCTGCGCGAGGACGCGGAGCGCCGTTTCGACCTGGCGCGTCCGCCGCTGGTCCGCGCCCTGCTCGTACGGCGGGACACGGGGACCGAACTGGTCCTGTCGGTCCACCACATCCTCATCGACGGCTGGTCCCTGCCGATCCTGGAGCGGGACCTGAACGAACTGATCGCGGGCCGGCCGCTGCCGCCCGCCGCGCCCTACCGGCAGTACCTGGTGTGGCTGAGCGGACAGGACCAGCAGAAGGCCGAGACGGCCTGGTGCGAGGCGCTGGAGGGCCTCGAACGGCCCGCCCTGCTCGCGCCGACGGCACCCGACGAGGAGTCGGGCCGGACCCGGGTACTGCTGCCGGCCGCGCTCACCGCGGCCCTGACCCGGCGCGCCGCCGAGGCGGGCGTCACCCTCAACACCCTGGTGCAGACCGCCTGGTCCCTGGTGCTCGCCCGGATGACCGGCGCACATGACCTGGTCTTCGGCGCGGTCGTCTCGGGCCGCCCGCACGATCTGCCCGGTGTCGAGAGCATGGCGGGCCTGTTCATCAACACCCTGCCGGTACGGATACGGCTGCGCGACGGCGAGAGCGTCGGCGAGCTCCTCGCCCGCGTCCAGGACGAGCAGTCCCGGCTGCTGAACCACCAGCACGCACGCCTCGCCGAGGTGCAGCACACGGTGGGCGTCGGCCAGCTCTTCGACACGGTCCTCGCGTTCGAGAACTTCCCGCAGCGGTCCGAGGACCAGGACGGGCCCGAGGAGGCATGCCTGCTCGGGGTGAACGACGCGACGCACTACCCGGTGACCCTCGCGGTCGCCGTCGCCGAGCGGATGCTGCTGTCGGTGAGCTGCCGCCGTGGTGTCTCGGCGGACGCGGTCGCCGGTCGTATGGTCCGCGTCTTCGAGGAACTCGCCGGTGACCCCGGGCGGCCCGCCGACCGGCTCGACGTCCTCCCGGACGACGAGCACGGCGCGCTGCTCGCCCTGGCCGAGGGGCCGGTCAGCGCGGTGGCCGAACCGGCCACCGTGGTCGGGCGGTTCGCCGCGCAGGCGGCCCGCACCCCGGACGCGCCCGCCGTGGAGTGGGCTGACGGCGTCCTTACGTACGCCCGCCTCGACGCCGAGTCGGACCGGCTCGCCGCCCGGCTGACCGGCGCCGGAGTGGCCCCCGGGGACATCGTCGCCCTGCTGCTGCCCCGCTCGGCGGACCAGGTCGTCGCCCAGCTCGCGGTCCTCAAGGCGGGCGCCGGCTGGCTCCCGCTCGACGCCAAGCAGCCGCCGGAGCGACTGGCCCGGCTCGCGGCGGCCGGGTCGGTGCGGGTGGCGCTGACCGCGGGGGAGCCGGGGGCCGAACTGCCCGCGCACATCGCCCTGCTGGACGCCCGCGAGCGTGGCGACGGCGGAGCGTTCCACGGCCCCGTGGCCCACCCGGACTCCACCGCCTGCGTGCTCTTCACCTCCGGCTCCACCGGAGAACCCAAGGGCGTGGTCGTCCCCCAGCGGGGAATCGTCGAACTCGCCGCCGACAGCCGCTTCCGGGGCGGCGCCCACCAACGGGTGCTGCTGCACAGCCCGTACACCTTCGACTCCACGACGTACGAGGTGTGGATCCCGCTGCTCAACGGCGGGACCGTGGTCGTCGCCCCCGCCGGGACCACCACACCCGAACTGCTCGGACGGATGGTGCCCGAACAGCGGATCACCGCGCTGCTCCTCACCCCCGAACTGCTGCGCACCGTCGCCGAGATCGCGCCCGGATCGCTCGCCGGACTGCGCGAGGTCTGGGCGGGCGGTGACGTCCTGGCGCCCGGGACCGTACGCCGTATCCGCGAGCACTGCCCCGGCACGACCGTCGTCAACGGCTACGGGCCCACCGAGACCACGGTGTTCGCGACCGCGCACACCGCCCCGGCGGACTCGGCCGCCGTACCCATCGGCCGCCCGCTGGACAACACCCGCGGCTACGTCCTCGACGACCGGCTGCGCCCGACGCCGGCCGGGAGCGTGGGCGAGCTCTATCTCGCCGGTGCCGGACTCGCCCGCGGCTACCTCGGGCAGCCGGGCCTGACCGCCGAACGGTTCGTCGCCGACCCGTACGGTCCGCCGGGCACCCGTATGTACCGCACCGGTGACCTGGCCCGCTGGTCTCCCGACGGCGTCCTGGAGTTCGCCGGACGCGCCGACGACCAGATCAAGGTGCGCGGCTTCCGTGTCGAACCGGCCGAGGTCGAGGCCGCCCTGGCCGGCTGCCCCGGCGTGACCCGCGCGGTGGTCGCCGCCCGCAGGGACGCGGCGGGCGGCAAACGGCTGGCGGCGTGGCTGGTGCCGGAGGAACCGGGGGACCCCTGGCCCGACACCCTGGCCCGGGTGCGCCGGCACGCGGCACGCCATCTGCCCGCCCATCTCGTGCCGTCCGTGTGGGCCCCCATCGACCGGGTTCCGCTCACCCGGCACGGCAAGATCGACCGGGCCGCGCTGCCCGAGCCCGGACCCGGGACCGGCGAGGCCGTCGCCGGGGCGCGGGCGCCGGGCAGCGCGCGGGAGCGGCAGCTGTGCGCGCTGTTCGCCGAGGTGCTCGGGATGCCCGAGGTGTCGCCGGACACCGACTTCTTCGCCTCCGGCGGCCACTCCCTGACCGCGATGCGGCTGACCTCGAAGGTCGAGGCGGCCCTGGACGTACGGGTCCCGCTGGCCACGCTCTTCGACGCGCCGACCCCGACCGCGCTGGCCGCCCGGCTCGACACCGCGCCCCCGGCCGCACCGGCCGCCCGGCTCGGGCGGAGGACCCGGGCCACCCGGCCGGACCGGTCGTCGGCCGACGACAGCCTGGCCCCGCTGCTCACCCTGCGCGCGGGCGGCGAGCGCACCCCGCTGTTCTGTGTGCACCCGGGGCTCGGCCTCGGCTGGTCGTTCGCCTCTCTGCTGCGCCACCTCGACCCGGCCCGGCCGGTGCACGCCCTGCAGAGCCCGGCGCTGCTGACGGGCGCGGACCAACTGCCCCGCACCATGGACGAGATGGCGGACGCGTACACCGCACGTATCCGCGCCCGCAGGCCGCACGGCCCTTATGCGCTGGCTGGGCGGTCCTTCGGCGGCGCGCTCGCCTACGAGATCGCGGTGCGCCTGCGCCGCGCGGGCGAGGAGATCCGTCTGCTCGCCGTGCTGGACTCCATGCCCCAGCCGCCGGAGGTCTCCCGGACCCCACTGGACCCGGCCGTGATCGAGGACGAGGTGCTGCACATGCTGCTGCGCTCCCACGCCCGCGGCCTCCCCGTGCCGCCGGGCCCGCTCTCCCGCGCGAAGGCGTTCGCGACGGTCCGCCGCAGCGAGAACGCCCCCGAGGCGCTGGACGAGGCACGGCTGCACGCGATGGTGGACGCCGGCGCCCACCACGTACGCCTGGCACGGGAGTGGCAGCCGTCCCCGTACGACGGGCCGGTGACCCTCTTCTCCGCCACCCGCGACGCCGAGCCCTCCACGGCCGAGAAGACGGCGGGCTGGCGGCGCGGTACCGCCGTGGTCGAGGTGCACGAACTGGACTGCACCCACAGCGACGTACTCACCCCGGGCCCGGCGGCCCAGATCGCCGCGGTCCTCGAAACCGCCCTCCGGGGGGACTGA
- a CDS encoding amino acid adenylation domain-containing protein — protein sequence MTAPTVSETAAVANAVSPSPSSPPPSPSLADRFSALGGEQRVRLMRRMVEAGRDREVPAVVPPRDPARPVPLSSAQRDLWVYEELYPGTPALNLCSAYHFDQPVDPAHLERALTLIQAHHDILRTRIVAGETGEPRVHFPDDGPFVLEREDLRGTGTTIAEAFDAFRGRPFYLSRDKLIRARFVRVDERRSTLMLSLHHTISDWWSFDVLQGEFAQAYVALRDGQEPKLTRPAIQYADFACWQEELEESGVFAKRLDFWRRYLADPPGPLTVRGGGGTPVTEGDGIAQVPFHIDAPTAAAVRALARQRGASVYVVLMAAFAVLAHRVSGADDLVLGTPIANRSAKGLDQVIGYVMNAVPTRWRVRPDRSFADVLAAFATDFPDLMAGADVPVGRIVSAVAPERSAGRAPLYQWVFMHLTQQPSVTVMKEFAEPERIHTGGEHDLVGVVKDCDDGMEGLFGIRTDVFSTETVARWTECYIELLHRITADPDALVGDIDLVPGAMRQRLLAASAGPAAPEPVSLPDLVARQAARTPDAVALESAERTLTYAQLADRVDRLAAHLIRHGAGPGRIVALALGRGTDWPVAALAVQRAGAAHLPLDPDHPAERLVRTLTAAAPDLLVTGPEGLPAETDVPRLVLDERAYEEAYEAVDGEVHAGGSLPVAPLDPDRPAYVIHTSGSTGAPKGVVVTHAGVAAMVRTLVERLALDGGSRVLQLGSPSFDISIGEMCLAFGSGGALVVPPAGPLVGDDLGAVLTGRRISCAFVPPSVLATVPEGPFPGLRTIVVGAEACPPDLVARWAVDGRRFHNAYGPTEATVVVTVSGPLSADGTTPPIGTPLAGTGVHLLDELLRPVPAGVCGELYLSGAALARGYLGQPGLTAERFVADPYGPPGGRMYRTGDLAYRDDDGTTHFLGRGDEQVKVRGLRIEPGEIAAVLTEHPAVDRAVVVVREGRGGGPRLVAYAVPAPGHVLDPDALLAHAAARLPAGMVPADVLVLDALPLTTSGKIDRAALPAPAERAADEGRAPATDRERTLCRLFAEVLGAEQVSVDGDFFRLGGDSIMAIQLAARASAAGLALSPRDVFTVRTPERLATLARTPAEASPDEEQDTGDGRFPLTPVMHWWRQQASDTGKFTQSMVFPLPPGTDLDLERIGSAVRGLAERHPVLRMRLLRHDTADWELEVPADTGPDAGQTVRLDVPETAEPADIAAELARTTVLRPEAGEMLRAVWLDAGPHRQGLLLLTVHHLAVDGVSWRVLGPELAEALTEGSAGNAGHAGRGGGTGLPKGTSFARWARLLSREADQLSGEVPWWTRQLTGPDVRIAGGRGAGDRRATVTVELDAELTRSALVTLPGAFNCRPDAVLLTALTTAAVRHRGTGTALLVHIEGHGREPLSAPADVSSTVGWFTTQYPVRLDIGDVADGRAGEALKRVKEQLRAVPSGGLGWGVLRYLSPEAGPALAALPAPDVRFNYLGRFSGGDAAGGRLLDIGPDALPLDHALEVDVLAHEVAGELRLEASFSYAAGVFTEDGIRDLARHWSEALTELADRAAPGDGAVHTPSDFPLVDLTSDQLALLEGGMDFGDFEDPDEFDDSDELGDSADSDDSDGSYDFGDLDEEAVR from the coding sequence ATGACCGCCCCCACCGTTTCCGAGACCGCCGCCGTAGCCAACGCCGTTTCCCCTTCCCCTTCTTCTCCCCCTCCCTCTCCTTCCCTGGCCGACCGCTTCAGCGCGCTCGGCGGCGAGCAGCGGGTGCGGCTGATGCGGCGCATGGTGGAGGCAGGGCGGGACCGGGAGGTGCCCGCCGTCGTCCCGCCGCGCGACCCGGCGCGGCCGGTGCCGCTGAGCTCGGCCCAGCGGGACCTGTGGGTGTACGAGGAGCTGTATCCCGGCACCCCCGCGCTGAACCTGTGCTCCGCCTACCACTTCGACCAGCCCGTCGACCCGGCCCATCTGGAGCGGGCGCTGACGCTGATCCAGGCCCACCACGACATCCTGCGCACCCGCATCGTGGCGGGCGAGACGGGGGAGCCGCGCGTCCACTTCCCCGACGACGGCCCCTTCGTCCTGGAGCGCGAGGACCTGCGGGGCACCGGCACGACCATCGCGGAGGCCTTCGACGCCTTCCGTGGCCGCCCCTTCTACCTCAGCAGGGACAAGCTGATCCGGGCGCGGTTCGTCCGGGTCGACGAGCGGCGCTCGACGCTGATGCTGAGCCTGCACCACACCATCAGCGACTGGTGGTCGTTCGATGTGCTGCAGGGCGAGTTCGCCCAGGCGTACGTCGCCCTGCGCGACGGCCAGGAGCCGAAGCTGACCCGGCCGGCCATCCAGTACGCCGACTTCGCCTGCTGGCAGGAGGAGTTGGAGGAGTCGGGAGTCTTCGCGAAACGGCTCGACTTCTGGCGCCGCTACCTGGCCGACCCGCCCGGTCCGCTCACCGTGCGGGGCGGCGGCGGCACCCCCGTCACCGAGGGCGACGGCATCGCGCAGGTCCCCTTCCACATCGACGCGCCGACCGCCGCGGCCGTACGCGCCCTGGCCAGGCAGCGCGGAGCCTCCGTCTACGTCGTCCTGATGGCCGCCTTCGCCGTCCTCGCACACCGGGTGAGCGGCGCCGACGACTTGGTCCTCGGCACCCCCATCGCCAACCGTTCCGCCAAGGGCCTGGACCAGGTCATCGGGTACGTCATGAACGCCGTGCCGACCCGCTGGCGGGTGCGGCCCGACCGCTCCTTCGCCGACGTGCTGGCCGCCTTCGCCACCGACTTCCCGGACCTGATGGCGGGCGCGGACGTGCCGGTCGGCCGGATCGTCTCGGCCGTCGCACCCGAGCGCAGCGCCGGCCGCGCCCCGCTCTACCAGTGGGTGTTCATGCATCTGACGCAGCAGCCGAGCGTCACGGTGATGAAGGAGTTCGCCGAGCCGGAGCGCATCCACACCGGCGGCGAACACGACCTCGTCGGCGTCGTGAAGGACTGCGACGACGGCATGGAGGGCCTCTTCGGTATCCGTACCGACGTGTTCTCCACCGAGACCGTCGCCCGCTGGACCGAGTGCTACATCGAGCTCCTGCACCGGATCACCGCCGACCCCGACGCACTCGTCGGCGATATCGACCTGGTACCCGGCGCGATGCGGCAGCGGCTGCTCGCGGCCTCGGCCGGACCCGCCGCCCCCGAGCCCGTGTCGCTGCCGGACCTGGTGGCCCGGCAGGCCGCCCGCACCCCGGACGCGGTGGCCCTGGAATCGGCCGAGCGGACCCTGACCTACGCCCAACTCGCCGACCGTGTCGACCGGTTGGCCGCACACCTGATACGTCACGGGGCTGGCCCCGGGCGGATCGTGGCGCTGGCCCTGGGCCGCGGCACCGACTGGCCGGTGGCCGCACTGGCCGTCCAGCGGGCGGGCGCCGCGCATCTCCCGCTCGACCCCGACCACCCCGCCGAGCGCCTCGTGCGCACCCTCACCGCCGCCGCCCCCGACCTCCTCGTCACCGGTCCCGAGGGCCTGCCGGCGGAGACGGACGTACCGCGCCTGGTCCTGGACGAGCGGGCGTACGAAGAGGCGTACGAAGCGGTGGACGGCGAGGTGCACGCGGGTGGGTCACTGCCCGTCGCCCCGCTGGACCCCGACCGGCCCGCCTACGTCATCCACACCTCCGGCTCCACCGGCGCCCCCAAGGGCGTGGTCGTCACCCACGCGGGTGTGGCCGCGATGGTGCGCACCCTGGTGGAGCGGCTGGCGCTGGACGGCGGCAGCCGGGTGCTCCAGCTCGGGTCGCCGTCCTTCGACATCTCCATCGGCGAGATGTGCCTGGCCTTCGGCTCCGGCGGCGCCCTGGTCGTGCCGCCCGCCGGGCCGCTGGTCGGCGACGACCTCGGGGCGGTGCTGACCGGGCGGCGGATCTCCTGCGCGTTCGTGCCGCCGTCCGTCCTGGCGACCGTGCCCGAAGGGCCCTTCCCCGGGCTGCGCACGATCGTCGTCGGCGCGGAGGCCTGCCCGCCGGACCTGGTGGCCCGCTGGGCCGTCGACGGGCGCCGCTTCCACAACGCGTACGGCCCCACCGAGGCCACCGTCGTCGTGACGGTGTCCGGGCCGCTGTCCGCCGACGGCACCACCCCGCCCATCGGCACCCCGCTGGCCGGCACCGGCGTCCACCTCCTCGACGAGCTGCTGCGCCCGGTGCCCGCCGGGGTGTGCGGCGAGCTGTATCTGTCGGGGGCCGCGCTCGCCCGTGGCTACCTCGGGCAGCCGGGCCTGACCGCCGAGCGATTCGTCGCCGACCCGTACGGGCCGCCCGGCGGCCGCATGTACCGCACCGGCGACCTGGCGTACCGCGACGACGACGGCACCACCCACTTCCTGGGCCGCGGGGACGAGCAGGTGAAGGTGCGCGGCCTGCGGATCGAACCGGGCGAGATCGCGGCCGTACTCACCGAACACCCCGCCGTGGACCGGGCGGTGGTCGTCGTACGCGAGGGCCGCGGCGGCGGTCCGCGCCTGGTCGCCTACGCCGTGCCGGCCCCCGGACACGTCCTCGACCCGGACGCGCTGCTCGCACACGCCGCCGCGCGGCTGCCCGCCGGCATGGTCCCGGCCGATGTGCTGGTCCTCGACGCGCTGCCGCTGACCACCAGCGGCAAGATCGACCGGGCCGCCCTGCCCGCCCCCGCCGAACGCGCCGCGGACGAGGGCCGGGCCCCCGCGACAGACCGCGAGCGGACACTGTGCCGGCTGTTCGCGGAGGTCCTGGGCGCCGAACAGGTGTCCGTGGACGGCGACTTCTTCCGGCTCGGCGGCGACAGCATCATGGCCATCCAGCTGGCCGCCCGTGCCTCGGCGGCCGGTCTCGCCCTGAGCCCACGGGACGTGTTCACCGTACGGACGCCCGAGCGGCTCGCCACCCTCGCGCGGACGCCCGCCGAGGCCTCGCCCGACGAGGAACAGGACACCGGGGACGGCCGTTTCCCGCTCACCCCGGTGATGCACTGGTGGCGCCAACAGGCCTCGGACACAGGGAAGTTCACCCAGTCCATGGTGTTCCCGCTGCCGCCCGGCACGGACCTGGACCTGGAGCGGATCGGCTCGGCCGTCCGGGGCCTCGCCGAACGGCACCCCGTGCTGCGGATGCGGCTGCTGCGCCACGACACCGCCGACTGGGAACTGGAGGTACCCGCCGACACCGGCCCGGATGCCGGGCAGACCGTCCGTCTGGACGTTCCGGAGACCGCCGAACCCGCCGACATCGCGGCGGAGTTGGCGCGGACCACGGTGCTGCGCCCGGAGGCCGGCGAGATGCTGCGGGCCGTATGGCTCGACGCGGGGCCGCACCGCCAGGGGCTCCTCCTGCTGACCGTGCACCATCTGGCCGTCGACGGGGTCTCCTGGCGGGTCCTCGGTCCCGAGCTGGCCGAAGCCCTGACGGAGGGGTCCGCGGGCAACGCGGGTCACGCGGGGCGCGGGGGTGGCACCGGACTCCCGAAGGGCACCTCGTTCGCCCGCTGGGCCCGGCTGCTGTCCCGCGAGGCCGACCAGCTGAGCGGTGAAGTGCCGTGGTGGACACGGCAGTTGACGGGACCGGACGTCCGGATCGCCGGGGGCCGCGGGGCGGGCGACCGCCGGGCGACCGTCACCGTCGAGCTGGACGCGGAGCTCACCAGAAGCGCGCTCGTCACGCTGCCGGGAGCCTTCAACTGCCGCCCCGACGCCGTCCTCCTCACCGCCCTGACGACGGCCGCCGTGCGGCACCGGGGCACCGGCACGGCCCTGCTGGTCCACATCGAGGGTCATGGCCGCGAGCCGCTCTCGGCTCCCGCGGACGTGTCCAGCACCGTCGGCTGGTTCACCACCCAGTACCCGGTCCGCCTCGACATCGGCGACGTGGCCGACGGGCGGGCGGGGGAGGCCCTGAAGCGCGTGAAGGAACAGCTGCGGGCGGTCCCCTCCGGCGGTCTCGGCTGGGGAGTCCTGCGCTATCTCAGCCCCGAGGCGGGCCCCGCACTCGCCGCACTGCCCGCGCCCGACGTGCGCTTCAACTATCTGGGCAGGTTCAGCGGCGGCGACGCGGCGGGCGGACGGCTGCTCGACATCGGCCCCGACGCGCTGCCGCTCGACCATGCCCTCGAAGTGGACGTACTGGCCCACGAGGTGGCGGGCGAACTGCGCCTGGAAGCCAGCTTCTCCTACGCGGCCGGGGTGTTCACCGAGGACGGGATACGGGACCTGGCCCGCCACTGGTCCGAGGCGCTCACCGAGCTCGCGGACCGGGCCGCGCCGGGCGACGGGGCCGTCCACACCCCGTCCGACTTCCCCTTGGTCGACCTGACGAGTGACCAACTCGCGCTGCTGGAGGGCGGCATGGACTTCGGCGACTTCGAAGACCCCGACGAGTTCGACGACTCCGACGAACTCGGCGACTCTGCTGACTCGGACGACTCCGACGGCTCCTACGACTTCGGCGACCTCGACGAGGAGGCCGTCCGATGA
- a CDS encoding MupA/Atu3671 family FMN-dependent luciferase-like monooxygenase, giving the protein MDLSVMFFGADSTAGETRHAQTYEDILTVAKTADRLGFHAIWTPERHFQQVGQVFPSPPVLSAALAVATERIGIRAGSVVLPLHHPLRVAEDWAVVDNLSHGRVGLSVATGWHSADFTLAPGHYADRRERTLDTIPVLRSLWAGESAEYPDGTGAPVSVLPQPRPVQETLPLWVTTSGNPETWEAAGRLRTGVLGATVGQSRDELAEKIARYRAACAAAPDQRGTDAHGRVTLMAHSYVGADDAEVRRLAGAPLKTYLASYVRQTAANRSADPGTARLTDEQTAMLADFAFERYLSWGSLLGSPGHCAKMLADLAELGVDEIACFIDFGLGLDDVLAGLHRLAELKEAVR; this is encoded by the coding sequence CGAGACGCGGCACGCGCAGACGTACGAGGACATCCTCACCGTCGCGAAGACCGCGGACCGGCTCGGCTTTCATGCCATCTGGACCCCCGAACGCCACTTCCAGCAGGTCGGGCAGGTCTTCCCCAGCCCACCGGTGCTCAGTGCGGCGCTCGCGGTCGCCACCGAGCGGATCGGCATCCGCGCGGGCAGCGTCGTGCTGCCGCTGCACCACCCGCTGCGCGTCGCCGAGGACTGGGCGGTCGTGGACAACCTCTCGCACGGCAGGGTCGGCCTGTCCGTGGCCACCGGCTGGCACTCCGCCGACTTCACCCTCGCCCCGGGGCACTACGCCGACCGCCGGGAACGCACCCTGGACACCATCCCGGTGCTGCGGTCGCTGTGGGCGGGGGAGAGCGCCGAGTACCCCGACGGCACCGGCGCACCCGTCTCCGTACTGCCGCAGCCCAGGCCCGTGCAGGAGACCCTGCCGCTGTGGGTCACCACGTCCGGCAACCCGGAGACCTGGGAGGCGGCCGGACGGCTGCGCACCGGAGTGCTCGGGGCGACCGTCGGGCAGAGCCGGGACGAACTCGCCGAGAAGATCGCCCGCTACCGGGCCGCCTGCGCCGCCGCCCCCGACCAGCGGGGCACCGACGCGCACGGCCGGGTGACGCTGATGGCCCACTCCTACGTCGGCGCGGACGACGCGGAGGTACGCCGCCTCGCGGGCGCCCCGCTCAAGACATACCTCGCCTCCTACGTCCGGCAGACCGCCGCCAACCGCTCGGCCGACCCCGGGACCGCGCGCCTGACCGACGAACAGACCGCGATGCTCGCCGACTTCGCCTTCGAGCGCTATCTGAGCTGGGGCAGCCTCCTCGGCTCGCCCGGCCACTGCGCCAAGATGCTCGCCGACCTGGCGGAACTCGGTGTCGACGAGATCGCCTGCTTCATCGACTTCGGCCTCGGCCTCGACGACGTACTCGCGGGCCTGCACCGCCTGGCCGAACTGAAAGAAGCCGTCCGATGA